Proteins from one Setaria italica strain Yugu1 chromosome V, Setaria_italica_v2.0, whole genome shotgun sequence genomic window:
- the LOC101767074 gene encoding pentatricopeptide repeat-containing protein At2g27800, mitochondrial — MGLNAEVLDLWDLPVKNTRSDLPVLRHSNAPPAAAMATLLRRLLRSAAAPASISGHMPFSTRSRRTPHRFRRSRRGPNPPPPSPDAVSAAIASLPSRLTPPALASSLASTSDARLLLPLLTHSLRLPAFRPDPAPFLVVIKRLAAADLYADFDHACALSFSLLPSLPSPGPLLRDALYFYCQFGRLGKAFHVYTLMRASADPAARPSAGTYHALFTALLSRGRGDTLVHYMYMDNVSALFRQMLEEGITPDTRTLNVLVRGYAQSLHLNDALRVFHQMRPLYGCEPDASTYSYLVHGLSAQGRTRNARELFDEMRGKALLPTEPACNAFVSALAMSGEAEDAELVMWEMARAGRVVDDITRRALVEELWRAGKREDADRLAREMEERGIVNARELRALLSFIRDDDGDENLDVDDRGRSTW, encoded by the coding sequence ATGGGCCTGAATGCTGAAGTCCTGGACCTCTGGGATCTGCCTGTTAAAAATACCCGTTCTGACCTCCCCGTCCTTCGCCACTCAaatgcgccgcccgccgccgcgatggccacgctcctccgccgcctcctccgctccgccgccgcccccgcgtcTATCTCCGGCCACATGCCATTCTCCACCCGATCCCGCCGCACGCCTCACCGcttccgccgcagccgccgcggccccaaccctccgccgccctcccccgACGCCGTCTCCGCGGCCATCGCATCCCTCCCGTCTCGCCTCACCCCGCCCGcgctcgcctcctccctcgcctccacctccgacgcgcgcctcctcctcccgctcctcaCCCACTCCCTCCGCCTCCCGGCCTTCCGCCCCGACCCCGCCCCGTTCCTCGTCGTCATCaagcgcctcgccgccgccgacctctaCGCCGATTTCGACCACGCCTGCGCGCTCTCCTTCTCGCTCCTCCCCTCGCTCCCTTCCCCGGGCCCCCTCCTCCGCGACGCGCTCTACTTCTACTGCCAGTTCGGCAGGCTCGGCAAGGCCTTCCACGTCTACACCCTCATGCGCGCCTCCGCCGACCCCGCGGCGCGCCCCTCCGCCGGAACGTACCACGCGCTCTTCACCGCGCTGCTCTCGCGTGGCCGCGGCGACACCTTGGTCCACTACATGTACATGGACAACGTGTCGGCGCTATTCAGGCAGATGCTCGAGGAGGGGATCACGCCGGACACGCGCACGCTCAACGTGCTCGTCAGGGGCTACGCGCAGTCGCTGCACCTCAACGACGCGCTGCGGGTTTTCCACCAGATGCGGCCGTTGTACGGGTGCGAGCCGGACGCGTCCACGTATAGCTACCTCGTGCACGGGCTGAGCGCGCAGGGCCGCACCAGGAACGCGCGGGagctgttcgacgaaatgcgTGGGAAGGCCCTCCTGCCGACGGAGCCGGCGTGCAACGCGTTCGTCAGTGCCCTGGCTATGTCCGGGGAGGCCGAGGACGCGGAGCTGGTGATGTGGGAGATGGCCAGGGCCGGGAGGGTGGTGGATGACATCACAAGGAGGGCGTTGGTGGAGGAGCTGTGGAGGGCTGGGAAGCGGGAGGATGCTGACAGActagcaagggagatggaggagaGGGGCATTGTCAATGCTCGCGAGCTGCGAGCGCTGCTGAGTTTCATCCGTGATGATGACGGTGATGAAAATTTGGATGTGGACGACAGA
- the LOC101767479 gene encoding VQ motif-containing protein 4: MKCENKTQMGTSVNSRNYEVQSTRLSLLLPHHHTTQHNRAKKKRKRTRKTRRKPTRKETRAKRNRFWREKVEERETMHPKSHSHHQQCTSNSHPPLFLSSYLPTLFLHSNPPPPLVASSPSPFSSSSSPSSSPTPKPRKETHTHSMEVSTKQLLPVPHRQDPNSPSSSTSSSSSSSTSPSHPHHHRAQPHNLPPSPRPIPRTIDTTPFPTTFVQADTTSFKQVVQMLTGAEQPAKNDATTAAAAAGSSGSAGTSGGGQAAGGPCRPKKPSFKLYERRSSMKNLKMIAPLAMGPPPSPRRATPEILSPSVLDFPSLRLSSPVTPLTGDPFNRSPASTSSSEEAERAAIAERGFFLHPSPRGAEPPRLLPLFPVTSPRMAAPAAAPSE, from the coding sequence ATGAAGTGTGAAAACAAGACCCAAATGGGGACGAGTGTAAATAGCAGGAACTATGAGGTTCAGTCCACAAGGTTATCCCTTCTGCTTCCCCACCACCACACTACCCAACACAACCGagcaaaaaagaagaggaaaaggacAAGAAAAACTAGACGAAAACCAACAAGAAAAGAAACCCGAGCGAAAAGAAACAGATTTTGGAGAGAGAAAGTAGAGGAGAGAGAGACCATGCATCCAAAGTCTCACTCACACCACCAGCAATGCACCTCTAACTCCCATCCCCCGCTCTTCCTCTCTTCTTACCTCCCCACCCTCTTCCTCCACtcaaatcctcctcctcccctcgtcgcctcctccccgtcccccttctcctcctcttcctctccctcttcctcaCCAACGCCAAAACCCAGGAAGGAAACCCACACTCACTCAATGGAGGTCTCGACCAAGCAGCTCCTCCCCGTGCCTCATCGGCAGGACCCCAACTCCCCTTCCTCTTCCacctcttcgtcgtcgtcgtcctccacctcACCGTCtcacccccaccaccaccgcgcgcAACCCCACAACCTCCCACCGTCCCCCCGGCCCATCCCGCGCACCATCGACACCACGCCGTTCCCCACCACCTTCGTCCAGGCCGACACCACGTCCTTCAAGCAGGTCGTCCAGATGCTCACCGGCGCCGAACAGCCAGCCAAGAACgacgcgacgacggcggcggcggccgcgggcagcagcggcagcgccggGACCAGCGGTGGAGGCCAGGCGGCTGGCGGGCCGTGCCGGCCCAAGAAGCCGTCTTTCAAGCTGTACGAGCGGCGGAGCAGCATGAAGAACCTCAAGATGATCGCGCCGCTGGCGATGggcccgccgccatcgccgcggaGGGCCACGCCGGAGATCCTCTCGCCGAGCGTGCTGGACTTCCCGTCCCTGAGGCTCAGCAGCCCGGTGACGCCGCTGACCGGCGACCCCTTCAACCGCTCGCCGGCTTCGACGTCGTCCTCCGAGGAGGCCGAGCGCGCGGCCATCGCCGAGAGGGGGTTCTTCCTCCACCCGTCCCCGAGGGGCGCCGAGCCGCCGCGCCTGCTCCCGCTCTTCCCCGTCACCTCGCCCCGGATggccgcccccgcggcggcgccgtccgaGTGA
- the LOC101766660 gene encoding uncharacterized protein LOC101766660 has protein sequence MAAAAALALASPLRRLLRAPHPRGAISAPYYGITRGRCSSAIAVAAAAARNSAMKGSVDRNAAEEVRNILDMAERASQLRDVFHTNFLTPPIIKEAMLAIEKLADIKAVAQGGYPQAERCRISVGHPDSMTSNPDVVAALSISGNFRLEPCSHGDFLGAILGTGITREKVGDILLQGERGAQVLVDPELVDYLISTLEKVGKVGVSCTQIPLLALEYEPPRTKSSKTVEASLRVDALASAGFKISRTKLASLISAGDVRVNWTPVLKNGVTLKSGDIVSVSGMGRLKIGEIVTTRKGKYAVELIRYL, from the exons atggcggccgccgcggcgctcgcgTTGGCGAGTCCTCTCCGGCGTCTCCTCCGCGCCCCTCACCCGCGCGGAGCCATCTCCGCCCCGTACTACGGCATCACGCGAG GACGGTGTAGCTCCGCcattgccgtcgccgccgcagcagccagGAATTCGGCGATGAAAGGAAGCGTGGACAGGAATGCAGCCGAGGAAGTCAGGAACATTCTGGATATG GCAGAAAGGGCATCCCAACTAAGAGATGTTTTCCACACCAATTTTCTTACTCCACCTATAATAAAGGAGGCTATGCTGGCAATTGAGAAGTTAGCAGATATAAAAGCTGTAGCTCAGGGTGGCTACCCACAG GCTGAGCGGTGCCGAATTTCTGTTGGACACCCGGACTCTATGACAAGTAACCCAGATGTAGTTGCTGCTTTGAG CATCTCAGGGAATTTCCGATTGGAACCCTGTTCTCATGGTGACTTTCTTGGTGCCATTCTCGGAACAGGAATAACAAGGGAGAAGGTTGGAGATATTCTTTTGCAG GGGGAGAGAGGTGCTCAGGTCCTTGTTGATCCAGAACTTGTTGACTATCTGATTTCTACTCTTGAAAAG GTGGGAAAAGTTGGTGTTTCATGCACACAGATTCCTTTGCTTGCTCTAGAATATGAACCACCAAG AACCAAGTCATCAAAAACTGTAGAAGCATCCCTCAGGGTTGATGCCTTGGCCAGTGCGGGATTTAAAATCTCACGCACAAAGCTTGCTAGCTTGATAAG TGCCGGGGATGTTCGAGTGAATTGGACGCCAGTTCTGAAAAATGGAGTTACCCTCAAATCTGGAGACATTGTTTCTGTCAGTGGGATGGGAAGATTAAag ATTGGGGAAATTGTAACTACTAGGAAAGGAAAGTATGCGGTTGAGTTGATCCGATATTTATAA